Within Deinococcus actinosclerus, the genomic segment TCGAAGGTGAAGGCCAGCGTGCCCGCCGGGGGGGTGACCACGCCGCTCAGCGCCGAGCCCACCGCCGCCGCGCCGGGCGCCACGAGCAGGGTGGTCAGGCGGTCGGCGCCGACGCGCGTGCGGCCGTCGCCCACGAACGCGGTGAGCAGGGTCGGGTCGGCCTTGGCCCGCACGCTGTTCACGGTCACGCTGAAGCCCGCGCCGCTCAGGACGTAGCGGGGCCGGGGGTAGCCGAAGAGGGTATCGCCCTGCGCGGTGAAGCCCAGCGTGGCGCGTTTTTCCAGGCTGGGCGCGGTCATCAGGCCGCCCGTGGCGACCAGGTCCACCGGGAGGTGCGTGCCCGGATCGAAGTACCCGCCGTTCACGCCCGCCACGCCGCCCACCCGCTTGACCAGATCGGCCACGCCGCTGGCCTGCCCGGTCGGGGCACTCACCACGCGCGGCTGGTAGCGGGCCGGGTCGAAACTCAGGAGGTGCAGGCCGCCCAGCTGCCGGTAGGTCACGCCGTCCGGCAGGGCGTCCGGATCGACGGGGGGCGGCACGGCGCCGTCGAGGTAGGTGGTCGTGTCGATCACGACCCGCTCCGGATTGTTCAGCGTGAAGATCTCACTGCGCCCACCCCCGGTCGTGAGGCCCACCACGGCGCCCTGCGGCGACTGCGTGAGGCTCAGGGTGTCGCCGGATTCGAGGGTCTGCGTGCCCGGCGTGACGGATACCCCACTCAGGGTCACGGTCAGCCCGTTCTGGCGCCGTGCGACGCTGGCCGCCGCCGCGCCGCTGAGTTCCAGCACGACCCGCTGCACCTCCACCGTGCGGTGCAGGGTGCGGCTCACGCGCACGGTGTCCAGGTTCACCGTGAAGGTCGGCTGGGGCTGGGGTTGGGGCAGGGGAGAGGGTGCGGGCACCGGCGCCGGGGTCATGCCGGGGGCTCCGCCCGGCGCCGGCGTCTGCGCCAGATCCGGCGAGGGCGGCAGGGTCACGGCGGGCACACTGGCGGGCGCGGCGAAGTCCAGCAGGGCGGGTGTGTCGGCGAGCAGCTGAAGGCCCAGCGCATTCAGGGCGGCCAGTGGCACGAACAGACTGCCGCCGGTCAACTGAGGCGCGGGCAGTTTCGCGCTCAAGGTGAAGCCGACGGCGCGCCACCCGGTCGCCGGGGCGTAGCGCAGCTCCCGCGTGCCCAACAGCAGGCGCACGTCCACCGGGTCGTTGCGGACGGTCACGCCCAGGCGCGGCAGCGTCCACACGGGCAGCATCTCCCCGCCGGGCAGCGCCTGCGTCCCCACCGCCGCCGACTGCACCACCCCTCCGATCGCCACGGGCCGCGCGCCCGCCAGACCCAGCAGCGACGAGCCCAGCAGGGCGGCGCTCAGCGTGAGGACGGGAGCGGGGCGGCGGGAGCGGACGGGTCGGGGCGCGGTCACGCCGGGGAGTGTAGCGCCCGCCTGCGCGCGGGCTGGTGAGCGTCCCGTCAGCTTCATGATCGGCGGTCAGCCGAAGTGACGAGCTTGTATGAAATGTGTTTTTATACTTGAATCATATGATCGAACCTTCACTGGCGCTGTATGGGGACGCCTTCGAACGCGTCGACGACCTCATTCAGGAACTCCTGGACACCACCGGCGTCCGCTACGGCCTGCTGGTCGACCGCAAGGGCTTCGTGCTGTCGCACAAGGAGGCCCTGTGGGCGCCGCGCCCCCCCGCACTCGACAGTGTCGCCACGCTGGTCGCCAGCAACGCCGCCGCGACCGCCGCGCTGGCGAACATGCTGGGCGAGCGCACCTTCAGCGAGCAGATCCACCAGGGGGAAAACGGCACCCTGTACGTGGAATCGGTCGGGACCGACTCGCTCCTCACCCTCATCTTCGATGCCAGCGTGCCGCTGGGCAAGGTGAAGGTGTACGCCAAGAAGAGCATCTCGCAGATCGCCGCGATCCTCGACGAACTCAAGGACATCCCCCCCGTGCAGCTGGGCGAGGACTTCAGCGCGGGCGCGACCTCGCTGCTCGACGACCTGCTGGGCTGAGCCGCCCCGCCCGGTCCCGGCTGAATCCGCGTTGGCCCTCACCGTCCGCCTGCATTCCACCATCACAGGAGTCCCATGAGCACCATCAACTTCGCGGCGCGCGAAATCAACTGCAAGATCGTCTACTACGGCCCCGGCATGAGCGGCAAGACCACCAACCTCAAGCACGTCTTTTCCAAGGTGCCCGGCCACCTGCGCGGCGAGATGGTCTCCCTGGCCACCGAGGACGAGCGCACGCTGTTCTTCGACTTCCTGCCCCTGGACCTGGGCACCGTGCAGGGCTTCAAGACCCGCTTCCACCTGTACACCGTGCCCGGACAGGTGTTCTACAACGCCAGCCGCAAGCTGATCCTGCGCGGCGTGGACGGCATCGTGTTCGTCGCCGACAGCGCCCCCAACCGCCTGCGCGCCAACGCCGAGAGCATGCGCAACCTGCGCGAGAACCTCCAGGAGCACGGCATCGACGTCCGCGACGTGCCGATCGTGCTGCAGGTCAACAAGCGCGACCTGCCCGACGCGCTGCCGCTGTCCATGATCCGCGCGGTGGTCGATCCCAAGCAGGAACTCATGATCTTCGAGGCCGTGTCCGACAAGGGCGTGGGCGTGTTCGAGACCCTCAAGACCGTCAGCCGCCTCGTGCTCGAACGCCTGTCCCAGAACAAGTAAACGTCGACGCTGCCCTGCGCCCCGCCCGGATTCAGATCCGGGCGGGGAATTGCTGCGTGGGGCCGGCACGAGCCGCAGGTACGTGCGCTGGAGCTTCCCCCTGGTTCCCAGTCCGCCTCTGTGGCCCACGCGGTCCGGGCAGCAGGCGCGGCGCATCCCGTATGCTGGGGCGTAATGAGCGCCGTGATCCACCTGCAAGCGCTCGGGCTGACCGAGTACGAGGCCCGTGCCTACACCGCCCTGCTGGCCCTGGGCCGCGCCGTCCCGGCCCGCGTGGCCCGGCAGGCCGGCATTCCCCGGCCCAAGATCTACGAGACGCTCGAACGGCTTGAGGGCCGCGGACTGGCCGCCAAGGTCGGGCAGAACCCGCTGGAGTACGCGCCGCTCAGCGCCCGCGAGTACCTGGCCCGCGCCCGCCGGGCCTTCGACGACCGCCTCGGCGCTCTCGACCGCGACCTGTCGCGCCTGGCCCCGGACCCCGCGCCGGAAGCGGTGTACCACCTGTACGGCGAGGCTGCCATCCGCAGCCTGTGCGAGGACCTGACCCTGAACGCCCGCCGCAGCCTGTACATGGCCGGGGACGCCAGCTTCGCCGACCGGCTGGAGCGCCTCAGCCCGCGCGGCGTGGACCTGTACCGCACGCCCCTGGCGAACCTGCCCGCCATCGCCGCGCCTGGGCAGCGCGCGTTCCTGCTCGCCCGCGACGGCGAGGCCGCGCTGGTCGCCCACTTCATCGACGAGGGCGGCGTGGGCGAGGCGCACGGCGTCCATACCCACAATCCCGTAATCATCCACCTGATCGAGGGCTACGTGCAGCTGGCCGCGCAGCAGCTCCAGCCGCGCTGACAGCCGCCCGATTGCCACGTTGTTGACAGTCCGGGGGGTCGCTGCTAGCATAGCTGAGCCTCAAACGAGGCGGCAAGGCAAGCGAGGGGCTGTGGCGCAGTTGGGAGCGCGTCTGAATGGCATTCAGAAGGTCAGGGGTTCGAATCCCCTCAGCTCCACCAGAAGGTGCCCCGCACGCACGCGGGGCTTTTTCAAGGCGATGTAGCTCAGCTGGTTAGAGCGAACGACTCATAATCGTTAGGTCCCCGGTTCAAGTCCGGGCATCGCCACCACCAGAACTCCGACCCCCACCGGGTCGGGGTTTTTGCTTGTCCTGGGGCGTCCCTGCGTGTGTGACCGCACCCTGCGCGGGTCGGGGCGCGGGCCTAGAATACCTGCCATGTCGTATGTCTCCCTGACTCCCACGCGCGGCGAGGTGCCGCGTGACACCCTGGTCCGCTGGCTGAACGAGTACCTGAACGTGGGGGCCTTCAAGGACCCCAGCCTGAACGGCCTACAGATCGAGGGCACCGGCACGGTGCGGCGCGTGGCGGTCGCGGTGGACAGCAGCCTGAAGACCATCCAGCACGCGGCGGACAGCGGCGCGGACCTGCTCATCACGCACCACGGGCTGTTCTGGGGTGACCCGCTGGCCCTGAGCGGCCCGCACCGCGAGCGGGTCCGCACGGCGCTCATGGCGGACCTGAACCTGTACGTGTCGCACATCCCGCTGGACGCGCACCCGGTGGTGGGGAACAACGCGATGATCGCGCAGGCGCTGACGCTGCAGCACACCGAGCCGTTCGGCGAGTGGGCGGGCGGGAAGATCGGCATTGCCGGCGAGCTGCCCTTCGAGCAGTCCCTGCAGGACTTCGCGGACCGCGTGCAGAAACTGACCGGGGAGATCTGCCTCGTGCACGGCGGCGGGCGCTCCCCGACCGTGCGGCGCCTGGGCGTCCTGAGCGGCAGCGGCGCGGGCAGCATCGCTGAAGCGGCCGCGATGGGCCTGGACACCCTGCTGACCGGCGAGCCCGAGCACAAGCACTTCCATGACGCCTTCGAGTACGGCGTGAACGTGATCTACGCCGGGCACTACGAGACCGAGGTGTTCGGCGTGCGCGCCCTGGCCGCCCGCCTGGAGGACGAGTTCGGGCTGGCGTGGCAGTTCCTGCACCACCCCACCGGCCTGTGACGCCGCTGCACCCGGGCCTGTTCGTCAGCTTCGAGGGGCCCGAGGGGGCCGGGAAGAGCACGCAGCTCGCCCGGCTGGCCGCGCACCTGGACACCCGCGGCACGCCGCACCGCCTGACCCGCGAGCCCGGCGGGACGCCCCTGGGCACGCGGGTGCGCGAGGTGCTGCTCGACCCCGCGCTGACCATCGACCCGCTGCCGGAATTCCTGCTGTACTCCGCGAGCCGCGCGCAGCTCGTGGCGAACGAGATCCGACCGGCGCTGAACCGGGGCGAGGTCGTCGTGTGCGACCGTTACGCCGATTCCAGCCTCGCGTACCAGGGGGCGGGTCGCGGCCTGCCCGTGAACCTCCTGCGGGAGATCACACTGGCCGCCACGGACGGCCTCACGCCGGACCTGACGGTGCTGCTCGACCTCGACCCGGTGCTCGGCCTGGAACGCGCCGCGCGGCGCGGGCAGCCCGACCGGCTGGAACAGGCGGATCTGGACTTCCACCGCCGGGTGCGCGCCGGGTTCCTGCACCTCGCGGAGCAGACGCCCGCGCGCTTCCTGGTGCTGGACGCCACCCGCCCGGCCGACGACCTGTCGGACGCGATCTGGCAGGCGGTGCAGGCGCGCCTGCCCTGACGACGGGGCAGGGCAAGGGGGGCGGCCACGCGGCTCGCCCCCCTTTACATGCTGTAGTTCAGCGGCCTGTGCGGGCGCGGCCGGTCGTGCCGGGCTCCTCGGGTTTCACGCCGGGCAGCTTCACCTCGAACAGGGTGGGCCAGCGCTTGCCGGTCAGCAGCAGCGTGCCGCGCTCGGGCACGAACGCGATACCGTTGGGCACGTCGTCGAAGGTCAGGGTGTGCCCGGCCTTCGCGGCGGCCGCGCTGACCTCGCGGGTCAGGGCCGACACGTCGATCCAGGCGGTGACCTTCCCGGTCTGCGGGTCGATCCGCGCGACGCGGTCGGTCAGCCACACGTTCGCGTACACGCTGCCCTGCACGTACTCCAGTTCGTTCAGGTTCTTCACGGGCTGCCCGGCGTCCGTGACCTGCACGCTCCGCTTGATCCGGAAGGTCTTCGGGTCGCGCCACACCAGCGTCGGCGAGCCGTTACTCATGATCAGGGCCTTGCCGTCGGTGGTCAGCCCCCAGCCCTCGCCGCTGTAGCGGTAGCGGCCGGTCTCCTTGAGGGTCGCGGCGTCGAAGGTGACGGCCACGCCGTCCTCCCAGGTGAGGTGGTAGACCACGGCGTTCAGCGCCGTGACCCCCTCGCCGAACGCCGTGGCGATGGGCGTGGCGACCCGGGCGAGCACCTTCCCGGTCTTCAGGTCCACGCGGCGCACGCCGGACTGCCCCTCGATGCCGGTGCTTTCCAGCAGCGTGCCGCCCCCAGGTACTGCAACCCTTCCGTGAAGGCCGCGCGGTCATGGGGGTAACGGGCGGTCACGGTGGGCGTCAGGACAGGCGTGCCGACCGACTGGGCGGCAGAGGGGGACGCCGACAGGGTCAGCAGCAGGTAGGGAAGCAGGAGGGCACCGGAACGCACGCCCCCATGGTAGCGGCCTGCGCCCGGGCCGCGTGGGGGCGTCTGCCCGGGCGCGGGTTGATGAAGGTCGCCCGAAGGTCACGGGCCTGCGGAAGCGGTCACGCCCAGACCCCATCCGGCCGTCGTCCGCACGGCCTCGTGGGGGTCGTCCAGCAGCGGCGCCAGATGCCCGGTCTCGCCCCACTGCGCCAGTGCCCAGGCGGCCGCCTCCCGCACCTCCCAGGCGGGGTCCTGCGCGCCCATGAGGAGCAGCGGCCAGCCCTGCGGCGCGCGGGTGTTCCCCAGGACCGTCAGCGCGTTGCGGGCCATGCCCTTGCGCCGGGGGCGCAGGAACGCCGTGCCCGCCCACTGCCGCTCGAACTCCCGCTCACTGACGCCGAAAAAGCGGGTCAGGTCCGGGTGGGCCAGCTCCGGATCGGGCCGCAGGAACCGCGCCAGCGGGCCCGCCTTCAGGGTCCACGGGCAGACCTCGCTGCACACGTCACAGCCGAACAGCCACTCACCCATCCCAGGCCGCAGCTCGGGCGGGATCGGCCCGCGGTGCTCGATGGTCAGGTACGACACGCAGCGCCGCGCATCGATCGCGCGGTCCGGGCCGATCGCGGCGGTGGGGCACGCGGCCACGCAGCGCGTGCAGCGCCCACAGCGGTCCGGGTGGGCCTGCGCCGCGCCGGGGTGCGGCAGGTCGGTCAGCAGGACCGCCAGCGTCACGAACGCGCCCAGAGACGTGCTGACCAGCATCCCGGACTTCCCGCGCCAGCCCAGGAACGCGCCCGACGCGAACAGCCGCTCCATGACCGGCCCGTGATCCACGTACCCGCGCGCCCGCACACCCAGCCGCGCGGCCTCCGCCTCCAGTTGCGACAGGACCGGCTGGAGCTGGTCGTGGTAGTCCGGCGTCCACGCGTAGCGCGCCACGCGGCCCACCCGCACGCCCCCCTCCGGCACGGGCGGCGGCGCGAACGCGTGCGACACGCCGAGCACGAGCACGCTCTGCACGCCCGAGAGGCGCTGGGAAGGATCGGCCCGCACCGGCAGCTGCCGCTCCAGGTAGCTCATGCCCGCGTGCCGCCCCGCCGCCAGCCACCCCGCGTACTCGTCCACCGCCGCGCGCGGCACCTGCGCCGGAGCCCACCCGACCGCGTCCGCCCCCAGGCTCAGGGCGAGGTCGTGCAGCCGGTCATGGGGCGAGGCGCTCATCGCCGCGCAGTATGCCGCGCCGCCCGCACCGGAAAGGGGAGAGGCCGCACCCTGACAGCGGCGCGGCCCCCTGCTGCTGTCCCTTACAGCGTCTCTTTCGCCAGCGCCCAGGCGCGCTCGAAGACCTCGCCGCGTTCGGGGCGGGCCATCACGCGCGCCAGCCCCTGCGCGAGGGTCATGCTGGGCACCGTGACCTCCGTGACGCGCTGCACGTCGTCCCAGTGGCAGGCGGCCAGGGCGATGTCGCCCTGCTCGGCCTTCAGGCTGAAGTGCACGCCGTCGCCGCGCAGCTCCACGCCGCACAGGTCGCCGTTCTCACGGCCGCAGCGGCCCAGCCGGAAGTCCACGGTGCTCAGGTCCGTCCAGCCCAGCGTGCTCGCGATGAACCCCGCGAACAGCCGCGCCGGCAGGTCCTTCTTCCCGGCGTGCCGGACGGTCAGGTGCGTCACGCGTCCCAGCTGCCGCGCCGCGTCCGGCGAGTCGAACAGCTGCGCCAGCGCCTCGCGCCACCCGGCCGAGCGGCTCCAGCCCAGGTCCGCCAGCGCGTAGTGCCGGGACGGCGGGACGTCCAGCGTCAGGCTGTCCACGATCACCTGATCGGCGATCTCGGTCAGTTCGGCCAGCAGCGTGCCCTCGGGCCGGCTGTCCGCGCCCCACCACACGTGGTTTACGGTCGCCGGGCGGATCAGTGGCAGGATCGCGCCCTGCAACTGCTCGGGACTGGCCTCCAGCGTCAGGCGTTCCACGTACAGCCCGCCCGACTGCGGCACGAGCGCGGCGTGCACGGTCAGGTCGTCGGTGCCGTCCATCACGCCGATGATCTGCCGCCCCGCGTACCGGCCCTCCAGGCCCGCTAGGGCCTCCTGCACGCGGCCCAGGTGCCGCTTCACGGTCAGGGCGATCATGTTGCCGGTGTAGGCGCGCGTCTCGACGTCCGTCTGCGCCCACAGTTCGTCCAGGGTCGCCTGGGCCTTGCGGACGGTGGTGTCCACCGGCCCCAGCGGTTTCAGGTCGGTCGCGTAGGTCACGCCCTCACCTCCCGGGTCACAGGCGCCGCCAGCGGCGGTCGTCGCCCATCAGGTCGTCGGCCGCGTCGGGGCCCCAGGTGCCGGACGTGTAGTTCGGGAAGTCCGGGCCCTCGCCCTTCTTCGGCTTGCGGGCGGGGTCGGTGTCCCACACGCTCAGGATGCCGCTGACGATCTGCCACGCCAGGTCCACCTCGTCCTCGCGCGGGAAGAGGGTCGCGTCGCCCACCATCGCGTCGAGCAGCAGGCGGGAGTACGGGCTTTCGAGCTGCGCGCCGAACGCGTCGTAGCGGAAGTCCATGACGACCTCGCGCAGCACCATCTCCTGCCCCGGCGTTTTACTGCTGAATTTCAGGCTGACGCCCTCGTCCGGCTGGATGCGGAAGGCCAGCACGTTGCGCTCCAGGCCGCCCGGGAAGATACCCAGCGGGGGCCGCTTGAACACCACGGCGATCTCCGTGACCTTCTTCGGCAATCTCTTGCCGGTGCGCAGGAAGAACGGCACGCCCTGCCAGCGCCAGTTGTCCACTTCCAGCTTCAGCGCCACGTACGTGGGCGTCACGCTGCCCTCACGCACGCCGGGCTCGTCGCGGTAGCCGGGGACCTTCTCGCCGTACAGGGTGCCCGCGCCGTACTGACCGCGCACGGCGACCTCCGGCACGCGCCCGGCCGGGATCTCCTTCACGGCGCGCAGCACCTTCACTTTCTCGTCGCGGATGGCGTCCGCGTCGAAGGCCGCCGGGGGCTCCATGGCGGTCAGCGCGAACAGCTGCATCAGGTGGTTCTGCAGCATGTCGCGCACCACGCCCGCCTCCTCGTAGTACCCGGCGCGGCCCTCCAGACCCAGGTCCTCGGAGGCGGTGATCTGCACGTGATCCACGTACCCGCGATTCCACAGCGGCTCGAAGATGGCGTTCCCGAAGCGGATCGCCATGAGGTTCTGCACCGTCTCCTTGCCCAGGTAGTGGTCGATGCGGTACACCTGCGACTCGTTCCACACATGATGGATCGCGTCGTTCAGGGCGCGCGCCGAGGCGAGGTCACGCCCGAAGGGCTTCTCGATCACCAGCCGGCGCCAGCCCTCGGACTCGTCCGCGAGGCCCAGGCGGCCCAGGCCGTTGCTGATCGGTTCGAACAGGCTCGGCGGCGTCGAGAGGTAGAACAGGGCGTTCTTGCGGCCCCCATGCGCCTCCTCGGCGCGGTCGAGTTCGCGCCCCACCTTCTCGTACACCTCGTCCCCGGCGAAATCCCCGAACTCGTAGTACAGCAGTTCGCGGAACTTCTCCAGGCTGCCCGGCTGGATGGCGTCCGTCTCCTTGCTGTCCTTCAGGGCCTGGATGGCGTAGTCCTTGAACTGCTCGTCCGTCATCTCCTGCCGGCCCACCCCGACGATGTTGAACGCGCTGCCCAGCAGGCCGTCCTGCCACAGGCCGAACACGGCGGGCAGCAGCTTGCGGCGCGAGAGGTCGCCGGTGGCGCCGAAGATCACCAGCGTGGCGGGTTCTGGCGCGCGGTTGCGGCGCATCAGGGCGCGGAAGGGGTTCGTGCCGTCCTCGCCGGGGGCGCCCGCCGCGCGTTTCGGACTGGCCTTTTTCGGGGCCACCTGCTTCTTCTTCGGGGCGGGTTCAGCCACGCCCACCTTCTGCGCGGCGGCCTTGCGGGTCACGTTCTCCTGCACCTCGCTGGCCTTCACACCCCTGGCGCGGGTGGGCTTCGCGGTGGGCTTGCTGCCTGCCTTTTTCGCCGCGGGCTTCTTAGCTGCGGAGTCCGTTGCCTTGGCACTCTTGCGGGTCATGCGTCACCCTTCACGCGCTGCTGGCCGGTCTCACCCAGCTGTTCGGCGGCGCTGCCCTCGCCCGCGCTGGCGGTCTGGCCGATGTTCTCGGGTGCGGCCACCTTGGGGTGATCGCCGGGCGCCACCTCGGGCACCAGGCCCTCCTGGCGTGGGGACTCGATGGTCTTCACGGCGTGCCCGCCGAACGCGCGGCGCATCGCGGAGAGCATCTGACCGGCGTAGCTGACCTCCTGCTGGCTGCGGAAGCGCATCTGCGTCGCCAGGGTGATCACGGGGGTCGGCACGCCCAGTTCGATGGAGTCGATGATCGTCCAGCGGCCCTCGCCACTGTCCGCCACGTAGTCCGAGAGCTTCTCGAATTCGGCCTTGTTCTGCAGGGCCTCGGCGGTCAGGTCGAGCAGCCAGGAGCGCACGACGCTGCCGTGCCGCCACAGTTCGGCGATCTGCGCCATGTCGAGGTTGAAGTCCTGGTGCGCCTTCATGAGCTCGAAGCCCTCGGCGTAGGCCTGCATCATGCCGTACTCGATGCCGTTGTGGACCATCTTCACGTAGTGCCCGCTGCCGGCGGGGCCCATGCGGCCCCAGCCCCGGTCAGCGGCGGGCGCGAGCGCCTCGAAGGCGGGCCGCAGGCGCTCGACGGCCTCCTCGGCGCCGCCGATCATCATGGCGTAGCCTTCCTTGAGGCCCCACACGCCGCCGGACGTGCCGACGTCCACGAAGTGGATGCCTCTGGCGGACAGTTCCTCGGCGCGGCGGATGCTGTCCTTGTAGTTGCTGTTGCCGCCGTCGATGATGATGTCGCCGGGTGCGAGGCGTGAGGCGAGGTCGTCGATGACGCTCTGGGTGATCTTCCCGGCGGGCACCATGACCCACACGGCGCGGCTGCCGGGCTCGCCCAGAGCGGCGATCAGTTCGTCCATGCTGCGGGCACCACGGGCGCCCTGACGTTCGATCTGCGCGACGGATTCCTCGCTGCGGTCGTAGCCGGTGACCTCGATGCCACCCTGGGTGAGGCGAAGAACCATGTTGCCGCCCATCTTGCCCAGTCCGATCATGCCTAGTTTCATGGTTGTCCTCCCGGCGTGGAAGCGCTTCCGGCCCCCAGCCTCAACGTGCTGCACTATACGTCCGCGTCCGCGTGGCACGTCCAGGGCTGCCCCCGCGCCTTCAGGGCACATGAAGTCCGGCGCCCGCTGGCGTGAGCCTCTCGTTTGACAGATGGTTGTTGCCACAACTATTTTGGCGGCTGGCGTTCGCTGACCTGATCCGGCGCAGTCCGACCGCTACCCTGAACCCATGACCGACACTCCCACCCCCGGTGCGCCCGGCAGCCTGCACCACCGCGCCTACCTCGCGCTGCAACGTCTCGCGCTGCACCAGCAGCGGCAGGGCGCCGACCTGTTCCGTGACCACGGCCTCAGCGCCCCGCAGTTCAACGTCCTGCGCATCCTGCGCGGCGCCGGCGAGGGCGGCCTGACCTGCAGCGAGATCAGTGACCGCCTCCTCGACCACGACCCCGACGTCACCCGCCTCCTCGACCGCCTCCAGAAGGCCGGACTGGTCACCCGCGAGCGCGACCGCCCGGACCGCCGCATCGTCGCCACCCGCCTCACCGACGCCGGACGCGACCTGCTGACCCGCCTCGACCCGCCCCTGACCGCACTGCACGCCCGGCAGTTCGCGCACCTGACCGACACGCAACTGCGCGACCTGCTGACCCTGCTCGCCCCACCGGAGGACACCCCATGACCACCCGCACCGCGCCCGCCCTCAACCCCGACCTCGCTCTGCTGCTGCTGCGTCTTGCCACCGGGGTCGTGTTCGTCATGCACGGCGCGCAGAAATTCTTCACGTACACCCTGCCCGGCACCACCCAGGCCTTCACGCAGATGGGCGTGCCCGTCCCCGGCATCAGCGCCCCCGTGGTCGCCACCGTGGAACTGCTGGGCGGCCTGCTGCTGATCCTCGGCGTGTACAGCCGCGCCGCCGGGGTGCTGCTCGCCGTGAACATGCTCGTCGCGATCATTCTGGTGCACCTGAAGGCCGGGTTCTTCAACCCGAACGGCCTGGAATTCCCGCTCGTGCTGCTCGCCGCCAGCCTCGCCGTGGCGTTCGCCGGACCGGGCCGCCTGCGCGCCCCTATCGGGCAACCCTGAGCGGAGGTGACACGGCGCGCCGCGCCACGGGATCACCCCAGGCCCGGCGAGTTTCCTGTTCCGGGACCCCTCCCGCCGGTTCGGTGAAAGGGGAGACCAATGCCCGCCGGGCGCGGTGCTACGCTCCGGACATGACCGCACCCGCCCCCACCCCCGCAGCGGGCGACCTGCTGCCCCGCGCCGCACGCGGCGACCGCCTGACCCACGCCGAGATCGAGGCGCTGTACCACCAGCCCCTCCCGGACGTCGCCGCCGTCGCCCACCACCTGCGCCTCACGCGCCGCGACCCGGACACCGTCACGTTCCTGATCGACCGGAACATCAACTACACCAACATCTGCAACGTCGGCTGCAACTTCTGCGCCTTCTACCGCACCCGCCGCCAGAAAGACAGCTACACCCTCGACTACGAGCAGATCAGCCACAAGATCCGCGAACTCGAAGCGGTGGGCGGCACCCGCATCCTGCTGCAGGGCGGCGTGAACCCCGAACTGGGCCTGGACTACTACACGGGCCTGCTGCGGCACGTCAAGGCGCACCACCCCACCATCCGCATCGACGCCTTCTCCCCGGAAGAAGTCCTCTTCATGGAAAAGACCTTCGGCCTGAGCCTCGACGCGCTGCTCGACACGCTGATCGAGGCGGGCCTCGACGGGCTGCCCGGTGCGGGCGGCGAGATCCTCGAGGACGACGTGCGCGCCAAGGCCGCTCCCGCCCGCATCCGCAGCGAGGACTGGTTCCGCATCATCGACGCCGCGCAGCGCAAGGGCCTGTACACCATCGCCACCATGGTCATCGGCTTCGGCGAGACCTACGCGCAGCGCGCCAGCCACCTCCTGAAGATCCGCGAGCAGCAGGACAAGGCGAACCGCGACTACGACGGCAACGGCTTCTCCGGCTTCGCCATGTGGACCCTCCAGACCGAGCACACCCGTCTGCACGGCAAGGCCCCCGGCGCCACCGCGCACGAGTACCTCCAGCAGCTCGCCATCGCCCGCATC encodes:
- the mqnC gene encoding cyclic dehypoxanthinyl futalosine synthase — translated: MTAPAPTPAAGDLLPRAARGDRLTHAEIEALYHQPLPDVAAVAHHLRLTRRDPDTVTFLIDRNINYTNICNVGCNFCAFYRTRRQKDSYTLDYEQISHKIRELEAVGGTRILLQGGVNPELGLDYYTGLLRHVKAHHPTIRIDAFSPEEVLFMEKTFGLSLDALLDTLIEAGLDGLPGAGGEILEDDVRAKAAPARIRSEDWFRIIDAAQRKGLYTIATMVIGFGETYAQRASHLLKIREQQDKANRDYDGNGFSGFAMWTLQTEHTRLHGKAPGATAHEYLQQLAIARIALDNIPNIQASWPAQGFKVGQAALYYGANDLGSTMLEENVVSAAAGHDRHQATVRELIRIAVDAGFTPAIRNSRFQIIDWPDAQAILNRAPENPEGDRAVGSAG